Proteins from a single region of Bdellovibrio bacteriovorus HD100:
- a CDS encoding ABC transporter substrate-binding protein, which yields MKTIITLLFSMLMTSTAFAANTPVTLALNWKAEPEFGGFYAASLQGFYKAQGLDVKVLEGGSGTPTVQMLANNKVDFAIVSADELIISQDKNKVNKVKALFAVYQKSPYIVMTHAERNFKSLKDVFTNEGFLSMQSGLPYYQYLVQKFGKPKVRVVPYLGGVSNFVNDMTFSQQGFITIEPLSAEKAGAKVKNFLIADEGFNPYLVVLATTEETLKNKPELVQKVLAATREGWAHYLKDPKATNEHMAKLNKAIDLETFNKAADIQKPLIETAGTTVGSMTDDRWDTLVQQMKKLKLIKSTPKAADLYVK from the coding sequence ATGAAAACCATTATCACCCTTTTATTTTCTATGCTGATGACATCGACAGCCTTTGCTGCCAACACTCCTGTGACATTGGCACTGAACTGGAAAGCGGAGCCTGAGTTTGGTGGGTTCTACGCCGCCTCTTTGCAGGGCTTCTATAAAGCGCAAGGTCTGGATGTAAAAGTGCTTGAGGGCGGGTCTGGAACACCCACCGTGCAGATGCTTGCAAACAACAAAGTTGATTTTGCCATCGTCAGCGCCGATGAACTGATCATTTCCCAGGACAAAAACAAAGTGAACAAGGTCAAAGCCCTGTTCGCGGTTTATCAAAAATCCCCTTACATCGTGATGACCCACGCAGAAAGAAACTTTAAAAGCCTGAAGGATGTTTTCACCAACGAAGGCTTCCTGTCCATGCAATCAGGGCTGCCATATTATCAGTATTTGGTGCAAAAATTCGGAAAGCCCAAAGTCCGTGTCGTGCCTTATTTGGGTGGAGTTAGCAACTTTGTCAACGACATGACCTTTTCCCAGCAGGGCTTTATCACCATTGAGCCTTTGAGCGCCGAAAAAGCCGGCGCCAAAGTTAAAAACTTCCTGATTGCGGATGAAGGTTTTAATCCTTACCTGGTGGTACTAGCCACCACGGAAGAAACCCTGAAAAACAAACCGGAGCTGGTACAAAAGGTTCTGGCAGCCACGCGCGAAGGCTGGGCGCACTATCTGAAAGATCCCAAAGCCACCAATGAACACATGGCCAAATTGAACAAAGCCATTGATCTGGAGACTTTTAACAAGGCCGCCGATATTCAAAAGCCCTTGATTGAAACAGCTGGTACTACTGTGGGCTCCATGACCGATGACCGCTGGGACACCCTGGTTCAGCAGATGAAAAAACTAAAACTGATCAAGTCCACTCCAAAAGCCGCAGACCTTTACGTAAAATAA
- a CDS encoding ABC transporter permease, whose translation MKRFLPAFISFIVLTLSLEILVRGGWVSETLLPSPSMIVATLQELRADFAVAFKETLINVLAGLGLSVLVGGLISFVFSMSETLKRAILPFAVFFQTVPIIAIAPLLVIYFGFGAPTVIASSFIVSLFPIIANTLMGLESVSESQKDLFRIYRATRMQTLWKLKLPHAYSYIYSGLKISTGLSIIGAIAGEFVAGGGLGALIDSARTQQRVDIVFGALLLLSLMGLLLMGTWALLHKFILSRRPLASSTQGEL comes from the coding sequence ATGAAACGTTTTCTGCCGGCCTTTATCAGTTTTATTGTGTTGACCTTAAGTCTTGAAATTCTGGTTCGTGGCGGGTGGGTGAGTGAGACCCTGCTTCCCTCCCCTTCCATGATCGTTGCAACTTTGCAGGAGCTTCGCGCTGATTTTGCGGTGGCCTTCAAAGAAACCCTGATCAATGTTCTTGCGGGATTGGGTTTAAGTGTTCTTGTGGGCGGCTTGATTTCATTTGTGTTTTCAATGTCGGAAACCTTGAAGCGGGCGATTTTGCCGTTTGCGGTGTTTTTCCAGACAGTGCCAATCATTGCGATTGCCCCTTTGTTGGTGATCTATTTCGGCTTTGGTGCCCCCACCGTCATTGCTTCAAGTTTTATTGTTTCACTGTTCCCGATTATCGCCAACACCCTGATGGGTCTTGAAAGTGTCAGTGAATCACAAAAAGATTTATTCAGGATTTACCGCGCCACTCGTATGCAGACTCTGTGGAAGTTAAAACTTCCCCATGCTTACAGCTATATCTATTCCGGCCTTAAAATCTCGACCGGTCTGTCGATTATCGGTGCCATCGCCGGGGAGTTTGTGGCTGGCGGGGGTTTGGGTGCTCTGATTGATTCTGCGCGCACCCAACAGCGGGTCGATATTGTCTTTGGCGCCCTTTTGTTGTTATCACTGATGGGACTTCTTTTAATGGGCACCTGGGCTTTGCTTCATAAATTTATACTTAGCCGCCGCCCCCTGGCCTCTTCCACACAAGGAGAATTATGA
- a CDS encoding ABC transporter ATP-binding protein, translating into MSGAQGIQIEKLNKSFGKRSVIENMDLMVEPGSFISIVGPSGCGKSTLLRLMAGLEATSSGSVKLTLPDAPSSFVFQEPNLLAWRTVNENVHLPFELNHAFKNLPDEERKNKVQAALKKVHLTEAQHLFPHQLSGGMKMRVSLARALVNSPKLLLMDEPFAALDESTRFEMQNQLHELWHSERMTVVFVTHSLFESAFLSERVVMLKGPGAPIVFDQKLALPERRQEHLRTSEGFNKIVEGLSERLRA; encoded by the coding sequence GTGAGCGGAGCCCAGGGGATTCAAATTGAAAAATTGAACAAAAGCTTCGGCAAAAGGTCTGTGATTGAAAACATGGACCTGATGGTCGAACCCGGTTCGTTCATTTCAATTGTCGGACCTTCAGGGTGCGGCAAGTCCACACTGTTAAGACTTATGGCAGGACTTGAGGCCACCAGTTCTGGCAGTGTAAAACTGACCTTGCCTGACGCCCCTTCCAGTTTTGTCTTTCAAGAACCCAACCTGCTGGCGTGGCGAACCGTTAATGAAAACGTGCATCTGCCTTTTGAACTGAATCATGCTTTTAAAAACCTGCCGGATGAAGAACGCAAAAACAAAGTCCAGGCGGCACTGAAAAAAGTCCACCTGACAGAGGCCCAGCATCTTTTCCCGCATCAATTGTCCGGCGGGATGAAGATGCGTGTGTCTTTGGCGCGTGCGCTGGTCAATTCCCCAAAGCTTTTGTTGATGGACGAACCCTTTGCGGCTTTGGATGAAAGCACCCGCTTTGAAATGCAAAACCAGCTTCACGAGCTTTGGCATTCCGAACGTATGACGGTCGTGTTTGTGACGCATTCTTTGTTTGAATCCGCATTTTTGTCTGAACGAGTGGTGATGCTCAAAGGGCCGGGAGCGCCCATCGTCTTTGACCAAAAACTGGCGCTGCCAGAAAGACGGCAGGAACACTTAAGAACCTCCGAAGGCTTCAATAAGATCGTTGAAGGGCTTTCTGAAAGGCTGCGCGCATGA
- a CDS encoding 2OG-Fe(II) oxygenase family protein: MIKTLFPTFVYYAPLASKDKSLNKDLKQESLKIAEVDEEGQVWSQKNYKGGFTSYGSMSQLHQFSSTFGDLEKEINKHVRKFVKHLEMDIDPKELRMSSCWVNIMPTDVIHTMHLHPLSVISGTYYVQTPKNCSAIKFEDPRLDSFMASPPRKHNAKVHNQRYHSLEPQEGHVVLFESWLRHEVPKNDSDKERISISFNYDWV; this comes from the coding sequence ATGATAAAAACACTCTTCCCCACCTTCGTTTACTATGCTCCTTTGGCGAGCAAAGACAAATCCCTGAACAAGGACCTCAAGCAAGAGTCCCTGAAAATTGCCGAAGTCGATGAAGAAGGTCAGGTCTGGTCGCAAAAGAACTACAAAGGCGGCTTCACCTCTTACGGTTCCATGAGCCAATTGCACCAGTTTTCATCCACCTTTGGGGATCTGGAAAAAGAAATCAACAAGCACGTTCGCAAGTTCGTAAAACATCTTGAAATGGACATCGACCCGAAAGAACTGCGCATGTCTTCGTGCTGGGTGAACATTATGCCCACCGACGTTATTCACACCATGCACTTGCATCCACTGTCTGTAATCAGCGGGACTTATTATGTTCAGACGCCGAAAAACTGCTCGGCGATCAAATTCGAGGACCCGCGTCTGGATTCGTTTATGGCGTCACCACCACGCAAACACAACGCCAAGGTACACAACCAGCGCTATCACTCACTAGAGCCTCAGGAAGGCCATGTGGTGCTGTTTGAATCCTGGCTGCGCCATGAAGTACCCAAAAATGATTCGGACAAAGAACGCATCAGCATCAGCTTTAACTACGACTGGGTGTAA
- a CDS encoding tyrosine-type recombinase/integrase — MATAPRYQLNKNKYLLAPESERLRKILTDFQDKDPRNCLMIWTALRTGARAQEVLNIQRADLNPYDESIFIRGLKGSNDREIPVHSDLFSRLHRFAESQGGTSVFPISYNRLYQVWEMYRPVPKKFHALRHTFAIELYQKTKDLRLVQVALGHRNITNTMVYADYVYSQQELRKLIL, encoded by the coding sequence ATGGCCACGGCACCTCGGTATCAACTTAATAAGAACAAGTATCTTCTCGCACCCGAATCAGAACGTTTGCGAAAAATCCTCACGGATTTTCAGGACAAGGATCCCCGCAATTGTTTGATGATTTGGACGGCTTTGCGGACCGGGGCCCGGGCTCAGGAAGTTCTCAATATCCAACGGGCAGATTTGAACCCCTACGATGAAAGCATATTCATTAGAGGCCTAAAGGGGTCGAATGACCGCGAAATTCCGGTTCATTCCGATCTTTTCAGCCGACTTCATCGCTTCGCCGAAAGTCAGGGCGGAACGTCGGTTTTTCCTATTTCGTACAATCGGCTTTATCAGGTCTGGGAAATGTATCGCCCCGTACCAAAGAAGTTTCACGCTTTAAGGCACACGTTTGCGATTGAGCTGTATCAGAAAACGAAGGATTTGCGACTGGTCCAGGTGGCGTTGGGACATCGAAACATCACCAACACCATGGTTTATGCAGATTACGTATATTCTCAGCAAGAGCTACGTAAGTTGATTCTTTAA
- the argS gene encoding arginine--tRNA ligase, producing MIKHDSIRLLATNLLKDAIGRAYPDFSASEDDIYKALVNPPKSDLGDLAFGCFILAKALKTAPPQVATAVAAQMKGATAVAAGPYINIRFDEQTHGEQVLATILDGSYFKKPLMEKSPKTMIEYSQPNTHKELHVGHMRNLCLGDAIVRMLRYSGREIVSSTFPGDMGTHVAKCLWYMKKHNQEPVPETEKGEWLGRMYSKANLLLEDQNGTPQEDINRQELTAILHQLEGKTGPYYDLWLETREWSIELMKKVYAWADVTFDEWYFESEMDSPSAAWVKQLYAEGKLEMSQGAIGKDLESEKLGFCMLLKSDGTGLYATKDLLLAKHKFEDVKIEKSVYVVDMRQALHFKQVFRVLEILGFEQAKNCFHLQYNYVELPDGAMSSRKGNIVPLRELVHRMEDHVKTTYLSRYKGEWSEEDVEKIAGQVAKGAIFYGMLRMDTNKKIVFDMNEWLKLDGESGPFVQYSYARISSLGRKFPRTAGAKIDWSRLNHASERQLMQSLGGFNTAVAAAAENFKPSAICTYLYDLAKSFNVFYHECPIGTEADVATREARLALSEAVGLTLKNGLAVLGMPAPEKM from the coding sequence ATGATTAAACACGACTCCATTCGATTGCTTGCGACGAACTTACTTAAAGATGCGATTGGCCGCGCTTATCCGGATTTTTCTGCTTCTGAAGACGATATTTATAAGGCTTTGGTAAATCCCCCAAAATCAGATCTGGGTGACCTGGCTTTTGGTTGCTTCATTTTGGCGAAGGCATTGAAAACTGCTCCTCCACAAGTGGCCACGGCAGTTGCCGCTCAAATGAAAGGGGCCACCGCGGTAGCGGCGGGTCCTTATATTAATATCCGTTTTGACGAACAAACTCATGGTGAACAGGTGTTGGCGACGATCCTGGATGGCAGCTATTTCAAAAAGCCGCTGATGGAAAAATCCCCTAAAACCATGATCGAATATTCCCAGCCAAACACGCACAAAGAACTTCACGTGGGTCATATGCGCAACCTTTGTTTGGGCGACGCGATTGTTCGCATGCTTCGTTATAGCGGCCGTGAGATCGTTTCTTCGACCTTCCCGGGCGACATGGGTACGCACGTGGCGAAGTGTCTTTGGTACATGAAAAAACACAATCAAGAGCCAGTGCCTGAAACTGAAAAAGGCGAATGGCTGGGCCGCATGTATTCCAAGGCCAATTTGCTGTTGGAAGATCAAAACGGCACACCTCAGGAGGACATCAACCGCCAGGAGCTGACGGCAATCTTGCATCAGTTGGAAGGCAAAACCGGTCCTTATTATGACCTGTGGTTAGAAACCCGCGAATGGTCCATCGAATTGATGAAAAAGGTCTATGCCTGGGCGGATGTGACTTTTGATGAATGGTACTTTGAATCTGAAATGGATTCTCCGTCGGCGGCTTGGGTGAAGCAACTGTATGCTGAAGGCAAGCTTGAGATGTCTCAAGGGGCCATCGGTAAAGATCTGGAGTCTGAGAAATTAGGCTTCTGTATGCTTTTGAAATCCGACGGCACGGGTCTTTACGCGACGAAAGATTTGTTGTTGGCAAAACACAAGTTTGAAGATGTGAAGATTGAAAAAAGTGTTTATGTCGTCGACATGCGCCAGGCTTTGCACTTTAAACAGGTCTTCCGCGTTTTGGAAATCCTGGGCTTTGAGCAGGCGAAAAACTGCTTCCACCTTCAGTACAACTATGTCGAGCTTCCGGATGGTGCGATGAGTTCCCGTAAGGGCAATATCGTTCCGCTGCGTGAACTGGTTCACCGCATGGAAGATCACGTGAAGACCACGTACCTGAGTCGCTATAAAGGTGAATGGTCTGAAGAGGATGTTGAGAAGATCGCCGGCCAAGTGGCCAAAGGTGCTATTTTCTATGGCATGCTTCGTATGGATACGAACAAAAAGATCGTCTTTGATATGAACGAATGGTTGAAACTGGACGGAGAGTCCGGTCCGTTTGTGCAATATTCTTACGCACGTATTTCCAGTCTGGGGCGCAAGTTCCCGCGCACGGCCGGTGCAAAAATTGACTGGAGTCGCCTGAATCACGCTTCTGAAAGACAGCTGATGCAGTCTTTGGGGGGCTTTAACACGGCGGTCGCGGCGGCAGCGGAAAACTTCAAGCCTTCAGCGATTTGCACTTATTTGTATGATCTGGCGAAGAGCTTTAACGTCTTTTATCACGAGTGCCCGATCGGCACAGAAGCTGACGTGGCAACGCGCGAAGCTCGCCTGGCATTGAGCGAAGCAGTCGGTTTGACTCTGAAAAATGGTCTGGCGGTTTTGGGTATGCCTGCACCGGAAAAAATGTAG
- a CDS encoding Glu/Leu/Phe/Val family dehydrogenase has product MKEPTLGTFEIISKHGDHEQVVFCNDPHVGLKAIIAIHNTSLGPALGGTRMWNYKNEDEALVDVLRLSKGMTYKAAASGLNLGGGKAVIIGDPKTQKSEGLFRAFGQFVNSLNGKYITAEDVGTSVQDMEHIYMETPWVTGIPKDFGGSGDPSPYTAHGVLMGIKASAKEKFGTDSLKGIHIAVQGLGNVGSNLVKYLVEEGAVITVADIDMNRTKSVADKFGAKAVSSDDILFTECDILAPCALGAIVNDQTITKLKTKVIAGGANNVLAEARHGDQLKELGILYAPDYVINAGGLMNVFVELEGYSPERAFEKTKRVYDNILKVYEIAKRDGIGTHTAADRLAEERINTIGRLKQRHPGKSSRAFTTLREVHNR; this is encoded by the coding sequence ATGAAGGAGCCTACATTGGGAACTTTTGAGATTATCTCTAAGCATGGTGATCATGAGCAGGTTGTTTTCTGTAACGACCCTCATGTTGGTTTGAAAGCGATCATCGCTATTCATAACACCTCTTTGGGGCCTGCACTTGGCGGCACCCGTATGTGGAACTACAAGAACGAAGACGAGGCTCTTGTTGACGTTCTTCGTTTGTCCAAAGGTATGACTTACAAAGCTGCTGCTTCCGGCCTGAATCTGGGTGGTGGTAAAGCAGTTATCATCGGCGATCCTAAGACTCAAAAGTCTGAAGGTTTGTTCCGCGCTTTCGGTCAGTTCGTGAACTCTCTGAATGGTAAATACATCACTGCTGAAGACGTTGGTACGTCTGTCCAGGACATGGAGCACATCTACATGGAGACTCCTTGGGTGACTGGTATCCCTAAGGATTTCGGTGGTTCCGGCGATCCATCTCCATACACTGCACACGGTGTATTGATGGGTATTAAAGCTTCCGCTAAAGAAAAATTCGGCACAGACTCTTTGAAAGGCATCCATATCGCCGTTCAAGGTCTGGGTAACGTGGGTTCCAACCTGGTGAAATACCTGGTTGAAGAAGGCGCTGTGATCACAGTGGCTGATATCGACATGAACCGCACCAAAAGCGTGGCTGACAAGTTCGGCGCAAAAGCGGTGAGCTCTGACGACATCCTTTTCACTGAGTGCGACATTTTGGCTCCTTGCGCCCTGGGCGCCATCGTGAACGATCAGACGATCACGAAGCTTAAAACCAAAGTTATCGCTGGTGGCGCGAACAACGTATTGGCTGAAGCCCGCCACGGTGACCAGTTGAAAGAACTGGGCATCTTGTATGCTCCAGACTATGTCATCAACGCTGGTGGTTTGATGAACGTCTTCGTTGAGCTTGAGGGCTACTCTCCAGAGCGCGCCTTCGAAAAGACAAAACGCGTTTACGACAACATCCTTAAAGTTTACGAAATCGCAAAACGTGACGGTATCGGTACCCACACTGCTGCGGACCGTCTGGCTGAAGAGCGTATCAACACAATTGGTCGCCTGAAACAGCGCCACCCGGGCAAATCTTCCCGCGCGTTCACCACACTGCGTGAAGTGCACAACAGATAG
- a CDS encoding tetratricopeptide repeat protein: MSTKISKDDLKSPDQVTQTLRKGFVWTTGHSKIVIAAVAAFIVLGVGYSIATYLSDKKEIAQQEKYFLLEKAYSAKKQGFEEAARAEQINAQSKDKKNVPAFDPAKKASGDLQKDYGTIVANFESFINDAPKTKAAQMAALNLSEIYLTYKKNDEASAVLAKVEPGLKSGDVLTALVLMQTGNIQADKGDCKAAVEKWQKLADTKALAFAHDEAKLRMGLCFESMNDLAKAEALYTEIAKKEDMNTTDFAAAKEAQKYLRLLKAKKNL; the protein is encoded by the coding sequence TTGAGCACTAAAATTTCTAAAGACGATTTGAAGTCCCCGGATCAGGTCACTCAAACTTTGAGAAAAGGTTTTGTCTGGACCACTGGTCACTCCAAAATTGTAATCGCAGCCGTTGCTGCCTTCATCGTGTTGGGTGTGGGTTATTCCATCGCCACTTACTTGTCTGACAAAAAAGAAATAGCTCAACAGGAAAAATACTTCCTGCTGGAAAAAGCCTATAGCGCGAAAAAGCAAGGCTTTGAAGAAGCCGCTCGTGCTGAGCAGATCAATGCTCAAAGCAAAGACAAAAAGAACGTTCCTGCCTTCGATCCGGCTAAAAAAGCTTCCGGCGACCTGCAGAAGGACTACGGCACGATCGTGGCGAACTTTGAATCCTTCATCAATGACGCTCCAAAGACCAAAGCGGCTCAAATGGCAGCTTTGAACCTGAGCGAAATCTATCTGACTTACAAAAAAAACGATGAAGCTTCGGCCGTATTGGCGAAAGTCGAGCCGGGCCTGAAAAGCGGTGATGTTCTGACAGCTTTGGTGCTGATGCAGACTGGTAATATTCAAGCGGACAAAGGTGACTGCAAAGCGGCTGTTGAAAAATGGCAGAAGCTGGCTGACACCAAGGCTTTGGCGTTTGCTCATGATGAAGCTAAATTGCGCATGGGTCTTTGCTTTGAATCCATGAACGATCTGGCAAAAGCCGAAGCGCTTTACACTGAGATCGCTAAAAAAGAAGACATGAACACAACTGACTTCGCGGCAGCCAAAGAAGCGCAGAAATACCTGCGTTTGCTTAAAGCCAAGAAGAACCTTTAA
- a CDS encoding outer membrane protein assembly factor BamB family protein: protein MKIVLFGTLLLTLVGCTTLNSGLEKWSSLNNSKREYEVKAAWIRRTTEKDNLGFRKINRMTPVLAGDLVIQGNGLDGIVAYSRDNGQERWRLPIENGAEPSATLIRDRLFVGASDGNFYSIEASTGTVQWTFNTKSENLAAPLLEDGIVYFLAGNSVFYALDAATGRQIWLHSRQDTSQFSIRGGSQAALNNGILYVGFSDGSVVALNAKTGSSLWEVQLNRNKRFRDIDATPVVEGNQLYVAGYDDKLYCLSVDKGEVLWRIEGGGYSGVTVVGDKLIYPTTNGEVQALNKASGDKLWSYKLKDGIATQVRTYKGVLVFGESQGSLRFLDANAGTEVGSFEPGRGILSSPQVDEKAGRVYFISGEANLYAIDAGWIRTPYF from the coding sequence ATGAAGATTGTCCTGTTCGGAACTCTATTGCTGACACTGGTTGGATGCACCACTTTAAACTCGGGTTTGGAGAAATGGAGCTCTTTAAACAACAGCAAGCGTGAGTACGAGGTCAAGGCCGCGTGGATCCGTCGCACCACTGAAAAAGACAATCTGGGCTTCCGCAAGATCAACCGTATGACGCCGGTTCTGGCCGGCGATCTGGTGATCCAGGGGAATGGTCTGGACGGTATCGTGGCCTACAGCCGCGACAACGGTCAGGAACGCTGGAGACTGCCGATTGAAAACGGTGCTGAACCCAGTGCAACCCTGATCCGGGATCGTCTGTTTGTGGGTGCCAGCGATGGAAACTTCTATTCCATCGAGGCCAGCACGGGCACCGTCCAGTGGACGTTCAACACCAAGTCTGAAAATCTGGCGGCACCGCTGCTGGAAGACGGCATCGTGTACTTCCTGGCGGGCAACAGCGTGTTTTATGCGCTGGATGCAGCGACCGGACGTCAAATCTGGTTGCACTCTCGCCAGGACACGTCCCAGTTCTCTATCCGCGGGGGCAGTCAGGCCGCTTTAAACAATGGTATTTTGTATGTGGGCTTCTCTGATGGCTCTGTGGTGGCGTTGAATGCGAAGACGGGTTCTTCCCTGTGGGAAGTTCAACTGAACCGCAATAAGCGTTTCCGTGACATTGATGCGACCCCGGTGGTTGAGGGCAATCAGCTTTATGTGGCGGGTTATGACGACAAGCTGTATTGCCTTTCTGTCGACAAAGGTGAAGTCCTTTGGCGCATCGAAGGTGGCGGCTATAGCGGTGTCACGGTGGTCGGCGACAAATTGATCTATCCAACGACCAACGGCGAAGTCCAGGCTTTGAACAAGGCTTCTGGCGACAAGTTGTGGTCTTATAAGCTGAAGGACGGCATTGCAACGCAGGTAAGAACCTACAAAGGGGTCCTTGTGTTCGGTGAATCCCAAGGCTCTTTGCGCTTCCTGGATGCCAATGCCGGCACCGAAGTGGGATCTTTTGAGCCGGGTCGTGGAATCCTTTCCTCCCCCCAAGTGGATGAAAAGGCGGGCCGAGTTTACTTTATTTCCGGCGAAGCGAATTTGTATGCGATCGACGCCGGATGGATCAGAACCCCTTACTTTTAG
- a CDS encoding Fic family protein — protein MPVHNMFKFILSLLLTISFMSPAQAAQMCEYVFTDPQVKARGVDFGLRSEAKQPETPRELLQFKSIKSELWATLEKIPSQRKAQIEHLLASVEFFDYTHTADKLLPNFLEGKREAMDFSKIYDRWNEGEAAPFKGFLSARDNFLRKEQPPITAELLPEIHRRIMENGVEGIRPDQLGVWRNGHWMGNVAGAFKMTPNEAKIVKENPYLDFVESAREGSTLNEGVWKKVKIWGSKRDMVVENGDTTLVSGRIHYPFVTTPKQETVDLIKTSHPEVYKQVMEYRQQHGTSYEGQGPAALEQAFTKALVEQRFERFNAERAALGEVKIGINEHRYIDIVADLQRDLVAIHPVLNGNGRTTRLLMNYLLTKEGLPPVRLVDPFLDVQVSQKEWREYVHKGVVNNAQLQADVLFRVKNGLTVEHSPELLYPGLPEMVNISLKQQGKTKVVENYAQAKVDSEQFNAFIKTLVQAHPELKVEIQNNRLRAMSRIADLFVEYYRSKTVRYIHDKDGERQIGLRLVDPDFIDLFGVNRSGSKALWDAKMNRWYDKELLVWRGLSNRTKEPTRQELLDYFKKPTSHLVSNSVLRALRSGTPLVEAIKNDFALYNKESLNGDMVEMAIDHHRSGPKYGVSYGYSTSKREVVGKAFAMGAMVVGEYGKHMDPALQSQLKSRINVASYRAMKDVDLGRLKAFDPEFAYTYGRQAEVMGIGGTDPDAVMLIQRLDAAGKVMETLLRNVEKPNEVMVIDGRYVPGEGPLPTERIKERLLIQPTTL, from the coding sequence ATGCCTGTGCATAACATGTTTAAGTTCATCCTGTCCCTGTTGCTGACAATCAGCTTCATGAGCCCGGCGCAAGCCGCTCAGATGTGTGAATATGTCTTTACAGATCCTCAGGTTAAAGCCCGCGGTGTGGACTTCGGCCTGCGTTCTGAAGCGAAACAGCCGGAAACACCACGCGAACTCCTGCAATTCAAATCAATTAAGTCTGAACTCTGGGCCACTCTGGAAAAGATTCCATCCCAGCGCAAAGCCCAGATCGAACATCTGCTGGCTTCCGTTGAGTTCTTCGATTACACGCACACCGCTGACAAGCTTTTGCCGAACTTCCTTGAAGGCAAACGCGAAGCGATGGACTTCTCCAAGATTTATGATCGCTGGAACGAAGGCGAAGCGGCTCCTTTTAAAGGTTTCCTGAGTGCTCGCGACAACTTCCTAAGAAAAGAACAACCTCCAATCACAGCAGAACTTCTGCCAGAGATCCATAGACGCATTATGGAAAACGGCGTTGAAGGCATCCGTCCAGATCAACTGGGTGTATGGCGCAATGGCCACTGGATGGGCAACGTTGCTGGCGCATTCAAAATGACACCGAATGAAGCCAAGATCGTGAAAGAAAATCCATATCTGGACTTTGTCGAAAGCGCTCGCGAAGGCAGCACTTTGAACGAAGGCGTATGGAAGAAAGTGAAGATCTGGGGTTCCAAACGTGACATGGTTGTGGAAAATGGCGACACGACTTTGGTAAGCGGTCGCATTCACTATCCGTTTGTTACAACTCCAAAGCAGGAGACTGTTGATCTGATCAAAACTTCCCACCCGGAAGTCTACAAGCAGGTCATGGAATACCGCCAGCAGCACGGCACCTCCTATGAAGGTCAAGGTCCTGCAGCCCTGGAGCAAGCCTTCACAAAAGCTCTGGTCGAACAGCGTTTCGAAAGATTCAATGCTGAGCGCGCCGCTTTGGGCGAAGTTAAAATCGGTATTAATGAACACAGATATATCGACATCGTAGCGGACCTTCAGCGTGACCTGGTGGCAATCCACCCGGTTCTGAATGGCAACGGCCGTACGACTCGTTTGTTGATGAACTATCTTCTGACAAAAGAAGGCCTGCCTCCAGTTCGCCTGGTGGATCCTTTCCTGGATGTTCAGGTTTCCCAGAAAGAATGGCGCGAATACGTTCACAAAGGTGTTGTTAACAACGCCCAGTTGCAAGCCGATGTTCTGTTCCGTGTGAAAAATGGTCTGACTGTAGAGCACTCTCCAGAGTTGCTGTATCCAGGCCTGCCAGAAATGGTGAACATCTCCCTGAAACAACAGGGCAAAACCAAAGTCGTTGAAAACTACGCTCAAGCAAAAGTTGACAGTGAGCAGTTCAACGCCTTCATCAAAACCCTGGTTCAGGCCCACCCTGAACTGAAAGTTGAGATCCAGAACAACCGTCTGCGTGCCATGTCCCGTATTGCAGACCTGTTCGTTGAATACTACAGATCAAAAACAGTGCGCTACATCCACGATAAAGATGGCGAACGCCAGATCGGCCTGCGCCTGGTGGATCCTGACTTTATTGATCTGTTCGGTGTAAATCGTTCCGGTTCCAAAGCCCTTTGGGATGCAAAAATGAACCGTTGGTATGACAAAGAGCTGCTGGTATGGCGCGGTCTTTCCAACAGAACCAAAGAGCCGACTCGTCAAGAGCTGTTGGATTACTTCAAAAAACCAACATCTCACCTGGTGTCCAACAGTGTATTAAGAGCACTTCGTTCCGGCACTCCGCTGGTCGAGGCGATCAAGAATGACTTTGCTCTGTATAACAAAGAGTCTCTGAATGGTGACATGGTTGAAATGGCCATTGACCACCATAGAAGCGGTCCGAAGTACGGTGTGTCCTATGGTTACTCCACTTCCAAACGTGAAGTGGTCGGTAAAGCCTTCGCAATGGGTGCGATGGTTGTTGGTGAATACGGCAAGCACATGGATCCAGCTCTTCAGTCCCAGTTGAAGTCCCGTATCAACGTGGCTTCTTACAGAGCGATGAAAGACGTGGATCTGGGCCGTCTGAAAGCATTCGACCCTGAATTCGCCTACACGTACGGCCGTCAGGCAGAAGTTATGGGTATCGGTGGTACAGATCCAGATGCGGTGATGCTGATCCAAAGACTGGATGCCGCTGGTAAAGTAATGGAAACGCTTCTAAGAAACGTTGAGAAACCAAATGAAGTGATGGTGATCGATGGTCGCTACGTGCCGGGAGAAGGTCCTCTCCCGACAGAAAGAATCAAAGAGCGTTTGCTTATTCAGCCAACCACTCTTTAA